In a genomic window of Wyeomyia smithii strain HCP4-BCI-WySm-NY-G18 chromosome 1, ASM2978416v1, whole genome shotgun sequence:
- the LOC129729541 gene encoding UPF0415 protein C7orf25 homolog: MQNEYTLEELSCLAQEKIGLGEKLLHDLEKLQSVDGVRKIAKKISQELKFLSKVKNTKAVTINHILCSNLTHFDCLVQCLLTCEKVTHVDYPLPLEERGSKLRIDIVADGGATWIKVIARNPKSLSDAVHGRTSYGSKSILEQAAEYQEAAECYPHMFKPPRVVFRFLSNIDCELIAELETIGVTVLTLQTSQPVPRAEVACVKSVNLDITTLIAYVSAMTNGSAHWEYNEPLLTEQARWERETPIKPLLDDYFDGKELICCETAYNSFNEILSILGGDGEKLRASELFQRVRVLPDVELPDEMRNIRVGGKIKPRSLQIFAFGLIHEAITVTSNEGFIRAARMQGLEVPAFVHNARALTEEKEKTGRLLVA, encoded by the exons ATGCAAAACGAGTATACTCTGGAAGAGCTCAGTTGTTTAGCACAAGAAAAAATTGGTTTGGGTGAAAAACTGTTGCATGATCTAGAAAAACTACAATCGGTTGACGGAGTGCGAAAAATTGCGAAAAAAATTAGTCAAGAGCTAAAATTTTTGAGCAAG GTAAAAAACACCAAAGCAGTAACTATTAATCATATTCTGTGCAGTAACCTGACTCACTTCGATTGTTTGGTGCAATGTCTGCTTACCTGTGAGAAGGTAACTCATGTCGATTATCCTCTGCCCTTGGAAGAACGTGGTTCTAAATTGCGAATAGATATAGTTGCGGACGGTGGTGCTACCTGGATCAAAGTTATTGCTCGCAATCCTAAATCTCTTAGTGATGCAGTTCATGGGCGAACAAGTTATGGCTCGAAAAGTATCCTTGAACAAGCAGCGGAATACCAGGAGGCAGCAGAATGTTATCCGCATATGTTCAAACCCCCGCGAGTCGTATTTCGTTTTCTTAGCAACATTGATTGCGAGTTGATTGCTGAATTAGAAACAATTGGAGTTACTGTCCTGACGCTGCAAACTTCACAACCTGTTCCGCGAGCTGAGGTAGCTTGTGTTAAAAGCGTAAATCTTGACATTACAACTTTGATTGCCTACGTAAGTGCTATGACTAATGGTTCAGCACACTGGGAGTATAATGAGCCGCTACTCACGGAACAAGCACGATGGGAAAGAGAAACCCCCATCAAACCCCTCCTAGATGATTACTTCGATGGAAAAGAACTTATTTGTTGTGAAACTGCTTATAATTCTTTCAACGAAATTCTCTCGATTTTGGGAGGTGATGGAGAAAAATTACGAGCATCAGAACTGTTTCAGCGGGTTCGCGTACTGCCGGATGTTGAACTGCCAGATGAAATGAGAAACATTCGTGTTGGAGGCAAAATCAAGCCAAGAAGTTTACAAATTTTTGCTTTCGGTTTGATTCATGAAGCCATCACAGTTACCTCGAATGAAGGTTTTATACGAGCTGCACGAATGCAAGGACTGGAAGTTCCGGCATTCGTGCACAACGCGCGAGCCTTGACGGAAGAAAAGGAGAAAACGGGACGATTGCTGGTAGCATGA